GAGCAGCAGCCGTTCGTAGCCAACCATGATGCCGGCGGTCTGCTCGGCCTGGGTACCTGAGCCGACTCCCAGGTTGACGTCGGGATGCGGGATGCCGAGCTGTTCGAAGAAGTCGCCCGACATGCGCGCGTCGTAGTGCTGGCCGGTATGGACGAGGCGGTATCTCAGCGGCCCGCCAGCGTTCCGCCTGCGTTCCATGGCATGGATGATCGGAGCGATCTTCATGAAGTTGGGCCGCGCGCCGGCGACGATGTCGATGACGGTCATGGCCGCAATGCCTCCGCGACGTCGATGGATACCCGCGCAACCTCGATGGTCTCGGCGAGCGGGATCGGCGGCGGTCCTGCGCCTTCGATCGCGCGCAAAAAGGCCGCTGCGCAGGCCTTCTGGCCCTTGTCCTGCCGCCAGAGCGACATCCGCGAGAAACCCTTCCAGCCGAAACCGGTGAGCTTCCTGAAATTGTCGAGCTGCAGGATGCGGCCGGCCGAGAAGATCTCGAGCCGTTCCTTCGGGAAACTCCTGGACCCGTTGGCGAAGTAATGGATGGTCCCCAGCGACCCGTCGGCGAACGACAACGATATGCTCGCGGTGTCGCCCGTTCGGGCCGCCATTGCCCGCGCATCGAACGAGACGATCGGCGCATCGGCGAGGAACCGCAGCAGGTCGATGAAGTGGCAGGCTTCGCCGACGATGCGGCCGCCGCCGGTTGCCCTGTCCTGCGTCCAGTGATCGGCGGGGATCGCTCCCGCATTCACGGTCATGACGAAAGACTTCGGCTCTCCGGTGCCGGCAAGCAGCGCCCGCGCCTTCACGACATGCGGCGCGAAGCGACGGTTGAAACCGACGATCAGCAGCGGCGCGACGCCACTGGACGCTGCGGCCGCGTGCCCGGCCTCGATACGCTCGAGTTCGGCATGAGTCAGCGCCAAAGGCTTTTCCACGAACACGTGCTTGCCGGCCTTCAGCGCGGAACAGGCGAAAGAGGCGTGGCTGTCGTGGCGCGTGGCGACGACGACGGCATCGACCGCGGGATCGTCGAGAATGACTGCGGCATCGGTCGTCGTCTTTTCGAAACCGAACTTGCGACCGGCGTGAAGTCCGGTGACACCCGCGCTGGAAGCCACGCAGACGAGCCGCGCCCCGGCCGTCCTGAATGCGGGGATCAGCACGCCCGTGGCGTAGTTACCCGAACCGACGAAGCCGATACCGGCCTTCCCCGGCACCGTCGCGATGCCTGCAGTGCCGGGCAGCACCACGGTGCGGCGCGTCAGCTCCGCGTCCGGGACTCCGCCGGCGGCAGGATAGTCGAGCAGGATGCCGAGCGAAGGCACCCCACCCGTCACGAGATCATAGGCTTCGGCTGCATCGTCAAGCGCGAAGCGGTGCGAGATCAGCGGCTGGACGTCGAGCCGCCCTTCGGCCAGCATGTCGAGCACCGCCTCGAAGTTGCGCTGTTGCGTCCAGCGCACGAAGCCGACCGGATAATCCTGCCCCTTCTCCTCGTAGTCGGGATCGTAGCGGCCCGGTCCGTAGGAGCACGACACCTGGAACTGCAGTTCCTTTTCGTAGAAGTCGGCTCGGGAGAGCTCCAGCCCGGCAACGCCCACCAGCACGATCCTCCCCCGCTTGCGGCACATCAGGGCTGCCTGATGCATCGGCTCGCTGCTCTTGGTGGAGGCCGTGATGATAACGGCATCCACCCCGCGACCGCGCGAGAACGCCTCCGCGGCCGCGACCGGATCGACGCCAGCGGCAAGATCGACGGTCGTCGCACCGAAACTTTCGGCGAGCCGCAGCTTGGCCGGGTCCATGTCGATGCCGAGCACGCGGCAGCCATGCGCGCGCAGAAGCTGGACGGTCATCAGGCCGATCAGGCCGAGCCCGGTCACAACCACGGCCTCGCCGAGCGTCGGCTGCACGAGGCGGATGCCCTGCAGCGCGATGGCGCCGAGAACGGTGAAGGCGGCCGCGTCGTCCGATACGCCCGAGGGCACGCGCGCGCAGAGGTTGAGGGGCACCGCGACCGCCTCTGCGTGGCGGCCGTTGGAGACAACGCGGTCGCCCGGTGCGAGGCCGGCGACACCGCTTCCCGCCTCGATCACCGTCCCGACGTTGCAGTAGCCGAGCGGCAGAGGCTGATCGAGCTTGCTGAACACCGCTTCCAGCGTCGGAGCCAGACCGTCGGTTCGCATCTTGGCCAGCACCTGCCGCACGCGTTCGGGTTGCTGCCGCGCCTTGCCGACGAGCCCCGCCCGGCCGAAATCGACCAGCATGCGCTCCGTGCCGGCCGAGACCAGTGTCCGCGTCGTCCGGATGAGGACCTGTCTGGCCCCCACCGCCGGACACGGCACCTCGGCCACCTCCGTGACGCCGCTCCGAAGGGATTGAAGGATCTGTTTCATGACGTCGGGCGATACTCCGATTCGGTGTCGTGCGTCAGGGCGGCCACCGGCTGCCGCGTCCGCGACTCCACCCGTTGCTCCCGGGCAATTGCCATATTCCCGCAGGAGTGGAAACGTCTGCTTCCCTGGAAATGCCCGAGATCGGTTGGCAGGTCTCGTGATCGGGCGCAGCGGCGGCTGTCGGGCGGCCTGTGCGCACGTCTCTCGGAGACACCCATGACGCGACGGCGGGCTGGATCGGTCGGTGCAGCGCCTTCACGATCGCGGGTCGCGGCGACCTGAGGTCCGATTGCCCTTCCTGCGCTCGCGTGCGGACGCCGACCGGTCGAACGCCGCGACGGAAAGGGACATTCTGGAGCAGCCAAATTCCCGGTCCAATCCTCAGAACGGCTATCCTCGCCATCGCGTGGAGATCCGCACGCACCCGCATTCAAAGCCCGTCTGCCGGACCAGCCGGGTAAACCGGCGCCGGATCGAAAGCCGATGCGGACAACCCCTATCACACGAACCCTGCGTGCGGCGTGACCATATCCTTCGAGGTGTGCCCCGCCCTACCGGCCGATACCATCGCTGCATACTCAATCCCGTCGCCCGGGATCAAGGCACAGATCGAGAGCCGTGGCCGTATCGCCGCTCACGCTGCCATTTCGGACCCCGGGGATCGCCGAGGATGTAGGCCGATGCTGGTGCCATCCCGGCCATATTGCCGATCACCTGCAGGAACCGGCCTGCCGCAACCGCGAGGTCCATGGACGATGACGGCTCCGATCGAATTGCAAACGATTGCTGCGCCGGTGTATCGGTGTTCTGTGGAGCATCCGGGGCCGTGGCCGGGGTCGAAGCGCGCACCGGAACGGCTCCGCCATGGCGAGCGGCGCGAAGGCCGTCCGCTCGTGTCCGAAAGCGGCGGGCCGGAGTGCGGGCTGCATCGGCGGCGGCGGGGCCACTTTCTTGCCCCCATCCGCGGGCAGAAGCCGCCACCATGACGGCACCGGGTTGGTCCCGGGCCCGATGGAGCGGAGAGTGACTTGAAGGCTTATGTGATCCATCTGAAGGATGCGGCAGGCAGACTGCCCCAGGTGGAACGACTGGCGCAGCGGTTGCCGATTCCGTGCCAGATCCTCGACGCCGTGGCGGGCGCGCGCCTCTCCGCCCGCGAGATCGATGCGACCTATTGCCGGTCGATCCACTGGCCGCCCTACCCGTTCCGCCTGTCGAAGGGAGAGATCGGCTGCTTTCTCTCGCATCGCCGGTCCTGGCAGGCGATCGTCGAGGGGGAACAGGCCGGCGGGCTCGTCATGGAAGACGACGTGGAGATCGACATGGCTCGACTGCCCGCGGCGCTGGATCTGGTGAAGCGGTTTGCGTCGCCAGGCGACGTCGTGCGCTTCCCCAACAAGTTCAGGTCCGCGGCGGGGCAGGTCGTGGCGGCGGCCGACGGGCTGGAACTGGTGCGGGAGAACTCGCCGGGACTGAACATGATGATGCAGTGGATCGGCCGTGACGCCGCGCGCGAACTGCTGGCGCGGACGGAAGTCTTCGACAGGCCGGTGGACGTCTTCGTCCAGATGCGCTGGCTGCACAGGCTGCCGGTCTATGCGCTGCGGCCCGTCCTGATCCATGAGATTTCCGGGCAGCTCGGCGGGTCGACCATCCAGTCGAGCAACAAGTCGCTGCTGCGCGAGGTCGCGCGCGGGGTGACACGCACCGCCTATCGCGGCTTCACCCGGGCTCGCAACCTGTTCGTCTGAAGCACGTCGCGATCTTCCAGACTCGCCCCCCAGGTTGTAGGTCTGTGTCTTTAGCGCATGTCTTTCACCCGATTCCGGTGCCCGCTTTCGGGAGATGTGTTTTTGAGCCACAGCCGGCCGCGGCAATGCGGCGAGGGAAGCCATGAAGAGCCTGGCCGGCACGTTGGAGAAGCATCGTCGGTACTGGCACTGGCGGCTCGCCGCGCAGGGCCTGCCCCTTTGGTGGCATGTCGGGCGCCCCAACTTCGGCGACGACCTGACGCCGGACCTGTTCGAACGCCTGGCCGGCTTTCCGGTTCGCTTCGAACCGCGGCGGACGACACCCCACCTGCTCGGCATGGGAAGCATCCTCCAGAAGGCGACGGCCGCGTCCATCGTCTGCGGAAGCGGCCTGATC
The nucleotide sequence above comes from Aquibium microcysteis. Encoded proteins:
- a CDS encoding bi-domain-containing oxidoreductase, with product MKQILQSLRSGVTEVAEVPCPAVGARQVLIRTTRTLVSAGTERMLVDFGRAGLVGKARQQPERVRQVLAKMRTDGLAPTLEAVFSKLDQPLPLGYCNVGTVIEAGSGVAGLAPGDRVVSNGRHAEAVAVPLNLCARVPSGVSDDAAAFTVLGAIALQGIRLVQPTLGEAVVVTGLGLIGLMTVQLLRAHGCRVLGIDMDPAKLRLAESFGATTVDLAAGVDPVAAAEAFSRGRGVDAVIITASTKSSEPMHQAALMCRKRGRIVLVGVAGLELSRADFYEKELQFQVSCSYGPGRYDPDYEEKGQDYPVGFVRWTQQRNFEAVLDMLAEGRLDVQPLISHRFALDDAAEAYDLVTGGVPSLGILLDYPAAGGVPDAELTRRTVVLPGTAGIATVPGKAGIGFVGSGNYATGVLIPAFRTAGARLVCVASSAGVTGLHAGRKFGFEKTTTDAAVILDDPAVDAVVVATRHDSHASFACSALKAGKHVFVEKPLALTHAELERIEAGHAAAASSGVAPLLIVGFNRRFAPHVVKARALLAGTGEPKSFVMTVNAGAIPADHWTQDRATGGGRIVGEACHFIDLLRFLADAPIVSFDARAMAARTGDTASISLSFADGSLGTIHYFANGSRSFPKERLEIFSAGRILQLDNFRKLTGFGWKGFSRMSLWRQDKGQKACAAAFLRAIEGAGPPPIPLAETIEVARVSIDVAEALRP
- a CDS encoding glycosyltransferase family 25 protein, translating into MKAYVIHLKDAAGRLPQVERLAQRLPIPCQILDAVAGARLSAREIDATYCRSIHWPPYPFRLSKGEIGCFLSHRRSWQAIVEGEQAGGLVMEDDVEIDMARLPAALDLVKRFASPGDVVRFPNKFRSAAGQVVAAADGLELVRENSPGLNMMMQWIGRDAARELLARTEVFDRPVDVFVQMRWLHRLPVYALRPVLIHEISGQLGGSTIQSSNKSLLREVARGVTRTAYRGFTRARNLFV